A single Pedobacter sp. PACM 27299 DNA region contains:
- a CDS encoding IS3 family transposase — MKDRNKRKSLARICRILGMTRQAYYQHWWHNQAITIEQELVLKKVIEMRKDHRHMGTRKLYELIQPFLLEHQIKMGRDALFDLLSTPGLLVKRYKRRISTTNSFHMYRKFPNLIKGFVPGAANRLWVSDITYWKINDKFLYISFITDAFSRKIIGYNVADNLLAVETVKALKMALSNAENIEFLCHHSDRGLQYCCNEYIQTLEESTVQISMTESGDPRDNAIAERVNGIIKNEYLSSYSVNNLEEGKQVLDFVIKLYNEERPHMSIGNLTPDQVHAGSILPQRLWKNYYHKNSTIVNPIQDYDAAVNLMQDQE; from the coding sequence ATGAAAGACAGAAACAAGCGGAAAAGCCTTGCACGCATCTGTCGAATACTTGGAATGACCAGGCAAGCCTATTATCAGCATTGGTGGCATAACCAGGCTATCACCATAGAACAAGAGCTAGTATTAAAAAAAGTTATTGAGATGAGAAAAGATCATAGACATATGGGAACAAGAAAGCTTTATGAGCTGATTCAACCGTTTCTTTTGGAACATCAGATAAAAATGGGACGGGATGCCTTATTTGATCTATTATCAACGCCTGGTTTGTTGGTAAAGAGGTACAAGCGGAGAATATCAACAACTAATTCCTTTCACATGTACCGAAAATTTCCAAATCTAATAAAGGGTTTTGTGCCTGGGGCGGCAAACCGCTTATGGGTAAGTGACATTACTTACTGGAAGATAAATGATAAGTTTTTGTATATCAGCTTCATTACGGATGCCTTTTCAAGAAAGATTATTGGATATAATGTTGCCGACAACCTTTTGGCTGTAGAAACGGTTAAGGCCTTGAAAATGGCATTATCTAATGCAGAGAACATCGAATTCCTCTGTCATCATTCAGACCGCGGCTTACAGTACTGCTGCAATGAGTATATACAGACGCTGGAGGAAAGTACGGTGCAAATAAGTATGACTGAAAGCGGAGATCCAAGGGATAATGCCATTGCCGAACGTGTTAACGGAATTATAAAAAACGAATACTTAAGCAGCTATAGCGTTAACAATTTGGAAGAAGGGAAACAGGTTCTGGACTTTGTAATCAAGCTCTACAATGAGGAAAGGCCCCATATGAGCATAGGAAATCTAACTCCTGATCAGGTTCATGCTGGAAGCATATTACCCCAGCGATTATGGAAGAATTATTACCACAAAAACAGTACTATTGTAAATCCTATTCAGGACTACGATGCTGCTGTAAATCTAATGCAGGATCAAGAATAA
- a CDS encoding formamidopyrimidine-DNA glycosylase: MQDSCINVSIAALNENLVGHELKKVWRDGFSLCFQFKNHSVLEINLSNSTEFQIIMQNQEVTAGLLDFSFSGGQIISVKDCQQLSRFDLNPVALAVPDVLSKEMSVDYLMNLFSETEVEVKSLLIDQKVIRGIDQAYADEILWFANISPFSIVSRIPKTEVRILHKTIKYVLQDLIKQARKLDLFNDKQKGLDLLMIHNAKKKCSPTGKVIKMKMNAQLTTYYTDEQTLFV; this comes from the coding sequence ATGCAGGATAGTTGTATCAATGTTTCCATTGCAGCGCTAAATGAAAATCTTGTAGGTCATGAATTGAAAAAAGTTTGGCGTGACGGGTTTTCATTATGCTTTCAGTTCAAGAATCATTCGGTCTTGGAAATCAACTTATCCAATTCGACAGAATTTCAAATTATCATGCAAAATCAGGAGGTCACTGCTGGATTATTAGACTTTAGTTTTAGTGGTGGACAAATTATTAGTGTCAAGGATTGTCAGCAACTGAGTAGGTTTGATCTGAACCCGGTTGCTTTGGCTGTTCCTGATGTTTTATCTAAGGAAATGTCAGTGGACTACCTCATGAACTTGTTTTCTGAAACAGAAGTCGAGGTCAAATCCTTGTTAATCGATCAGAAAGTAATTAGGGGAATAGATCAAGCCTATGCGGATGAAATTCTTTGGTTTGCCAATATTTCTCCTTTTTCAATTGTAAGTAGGATTCCAAAGACTGAAGTTAGAATTCTTCATAAAACAATTAAGTACGTTTTACAAGACCTGATCAAGCAAGCAAGGAAGTTAGACTTGTTCAACGATAAACAAAAAGGCCTTGATTTATTAATGATTCATAATGCCAAGAAAAAATGTAGTCCAACAGGGAAGGTGATTAAAATGAAAATGAATGCTCAATTAACCACGTATTATACTGATGAGCAAACGCTTTTTGTATAA
- a CDS encoding response regulator transcription factor — MKFLIVEDEEGLRKSIDQYLTAEGNICDWASSYEQGYQKLSLYDYDCVLLDLTLPDGEGLQLLKYLKKVNKSDGVLIISARNSLDQKIAGLSMGADDYLIKPFHLSELYARIMAIVRRRNFNGNSLVQFNELEIDTISKELKVNNKLVYLTRKEFDLLLYFVTNKNKVISKSAAVVHIWGDEADMADSFDFIYTHIKNVRKKLTDAGCKDYFQSVYGIGYKFCET; from the coding sequence ATGAAATTTCTAATTGTTGAAGACGAGGAAGGATTAAGGAAAAGTATTGATCAGTATTTGACTGCTGAAGGAAATATTTGTGATTGGGCTTCCAGCTATGAGCAAGGTTATCAAAAGCTATCCCTTTACGACTATGACTGTGTTTTACTTGACTTAACGCTTCCCGATGGAGAAGGGCTTCAGCTATTAAAATACCTTAAAAAAGTGAATAAATCGGATGGTGTTCTTATCATTTCTGCACGTAACTCCTTAGATCAAAAAATCGCAGGCCTAAGTATGGGTGCAGATGATTACCTGATCAAACCCTTTCACTTGTCAGAACTATACGCAAGGATTATGGCCATTGTAAGACGTAGGAATTTTAACGGAAACAGCCTTGTTCAGTTTAATGAGCTGGAGATCGACACGATTTCTAAGGAGCTCAAAGTAAATAATAAGCTGGTATATTTAACTAGAAAGGAGTTTGATCTTCTATTGTATTTTGTGACGAACAAAAATAAGGTGATTTCCAAATCTGCAGCTGTGGTACACATCTGGGGTGATGAAGCAGATATGGCAGACAGTTTTGATTTCATTTATACTCATATTAAAAATGTGAGAAAGAAATTAACAGATGCTGGCTGTAAAGATTATTTCCAGTCTGTTTATGGAATAGGCTATAAATTCTGCGAAACATGA